One genomic region from Arthrobacter sp. FB24 encodes:
- a CDS encoding AMP-dependent synthetase/ligase, whose product MREASTELLVELDQDSNVTDLLLGQHAKDPSHAVYARKGPNGWVDIPVQQFLDKVVALAKGLIAGGLAPGDTVAVMSGTRYEWTLADFAIWFAGGVTVPVYETSSASQVEWILHDSGARRVFVEDQAKAELVAGVLARSELLGDAVVTVVRLDDDGGAPNLASLAAAGAGVTDGELERHRSTAGLADVASLVYTSGTTGKPKGCEITHGNFALVATNIVEFLPEILRQEGARTLMFLPLAHVLARAVQVVCLSAGATLGHTASAAQLLEDLATFKPTFLLVVPRIFEKVYAGASHKAALAGKERLFTAASAVAIDYSKALDAAARGNGNGPGFMLRARHALFDRVLYPKLRQAFGGQVKYTVSGASPLSSHDAHFFRGAGIPVLEGYGLTETTAPCTANTPSRTKVGTVGIPVPGTTIRVADDGEILVKGIGVFKGYHANEAANAEAFVDGFFRTGDLGSLDEDGFLTITGRKKDLLVTAGGKNVAPGPLEEKIREHPLVAQAVVVGDGRPFVSALVNLDPEGLENWCSAQRIAVMGLAEATSDARVREAVQGAIDQANLLVSKAESIRSFVLLDADFTVESGHLTPSLKLKRAAVVRDFEAHINGLYA is encoded by the coding sequence GTGAGAGAAGCAAGCACTGAACTGCTCGTGGAGCTGGATCAGGACAGCAACGTGACTGACCTTTTGCTCGGGCAGCACGCCAAAGACCCCTCCCATGCCGTGTACGCCCGCAAGGGCCCCAACGGCTGGGTTGATATCCCCGTCCAGCAGTTCCTGGACAAGGTCGTGGCACTGGCGAAGGGGCTGATCGCTGGGGGCCTGGCCCCGGGCGACACCGTGGCCGTGATGTCCGGAACCCGGTACGAATGGACCCTGGCCGACTTCGCCATCTGGTTCGCCGGCGGCGTGACCGTTCCAGTGTATGAAACCTCCTCGGCAAGCCAGGTCGAGTGGATCCTGCATGACTCCGGCGCCCGCAGGGTGTTCGTTGAGGACCAGGCCAAAGCTGAGCTCGTGGCCGGTGTCCTGGCCCGCTCCGAACTGCTCGGCGACGCCGTGGTGACTGTCGTGAGGCTGGACGACGACGGCGGCGCACCCAACCTGGCCAGCCTCGCCGCCGCTGGTGCCGGCGTCACCGACGGGGAGCTGGAGAGGCACCGCAGCACGGCGGGCCTCGCCGACGTCGCCTCGCTGGTGTACACGTCCGGAACCACGGGCAAGCCCAAGGGCTGCGAGATAACGCACGGCAACTTCGCCCTGGTGGCCACCAACATCGTGGAGTTCCTCCCCGAGATCCTGCGGCAGGAGGGCGCCAGGACGCTGATGTTCCTCCCCCTCGCGCACGTTCTGGCCCGCGCCGTCCAGGTGGTGTGCCTCAGCGCCGGGGCCACCCTGGGCCACACCGCCAGCGCCGCCCAGCTGCTGGAGGACCTGGCGACGTTCAAACCCACGTTCCTGCTGGTGGTACCCAGGATCTTTGAGAAGGTCTACGCGGGGGCCAGCCACAAGGCCGCCCTGGCAGGCAAGGAACGACTGTTCACCGCTGCGTCCGCGGTGGCCATCGACTACTCCAAGGCACTTGACGCCGCGGCCCGCGGAAACGGCAACGGCCCCGGCTTCATGCTCCGCGCCAGGCACGCCCTCTTTGACCGGGTGCTGTACCCCAAACTCCGACAGGCCTTCGGCGGGCAGGTGAAGTACACGGTATCCGGCGCCAGCCCGCTGAGCTCCCATGACGCGCACTTCTTCCGTGGCGCCGGCATCCCGGTGCTGGAAGGCTACGGACTCACCGAAACCACGGCCCCCTGCACGGCCAACACCCCATCACGGACCAAGGTGGGCACTGTGGGCATTCCCGTGCCGGGCACCACCATCCGGGTGGCCGACGACGGCGAGATCCTGGTCAAGGGCATCGGCGTTTTCAAGGGCTACCACGCCAACGAGGCAGCCAATGCGGAAGCGTTCGTGGATGGGTTCTTCCGCACCGGAGACCTCGGTTCGCTGGATGAAGACGGTTTCCTCACCATCACCGGGCGCAAGAAGGACCTCCTTGTCACTGCCGGGGGCAAGAACGTGGCACCCGGGCCGCTCGAGGAAAAGATCCGGGAGCACCCGCTGGTGGCCCAGGCAGTAGTGGTGGGCGACGGCCGGCCGTTCGTCTCCGCGCTGGTCAACCTGGATCCGGAAGGCCTGGAGAACTGGTGCTCCGCCCAGCGGATCGCGGTCATGGGCCTGGCGGAGGCCACCTCCGACGCCCGGGTCAGGGAGGCCGTCCAGGGTGCAATCGACCAGGCCAACCTGCTGGTCTCGAAAGCGGAGTCGATCCGCAGCTTCGTCCTGCTGGATGCCGATTTCACCGTTGAGTCCGGTCATCTGACGCCGTCACTGAAGCTGAAGCGGGCCGCCGTCGTGCGTGACTTTGAGGCGCACATCAACGGCCTGTACGCCTAG
- a CDS encoding dolichyl-phosphate-mannose--protein mannosyltransferase, with the protein MTQTSVPPVEADPAKPAQPASRALGRNLEGHRWIRRPREAFTESALRERLLRDIRSWRDYPPSLRLWFWLIPTITAAIGGILRFVRLESPRSLVFDETYYVKDGYSFLVSGYERSWPDKANDSFIAGNPGVILSSPEYVVHPPVGKWMIAAGMWLFGPDNPFGWRFGAALTGTLSVLLITLIAQKLFHSLTLGAVAGLLLAVDGHHLVMSRTSLLDIFLMFWLLAAFGALLMDRDDGRRRLAARLGRQAGAADGRPSVVQLVSGPWLGIRWWRIAAGICLGLAVGTKWSALFFMAGFGLLTVFWDLSARRIAGIRGWISGGIIKDGIPAFLSIVPVAALVYVSTWAGWFQSKDAYFRHWADTNPSAQWGWVPGPLRSLAHYHLEAYKFHQGLSSDHPYEASAWSWLVMGRPTSFFYESPKQGSPGCDVASCTSAILSVGNPLIWWSATVSLVILLFWWAGRRDWRAGAILAGVAVGYLPWFMYPERTMFTFYAVSFEPFLVLALTYCLGLVLGRPQDPLWRRRSGLYLVALFVAGAVLLSAFFYPVWTAEIIPYQEWRFRMWMPSWI; encoded by the coding sequence GTGACGCAGACCTCCGTACCACCTGTCGAGGCCGACCCGGCCAAACCGGCGCAGCCGGCGTCCAGGGCTTTGGGCCGCAACCTTGAGGGCCACCGGTGGATCCGCCGTCCGCGGGAAGCGTTCACGGAAAGTGCCCTGCGGGAGCGGCTGCTCCGGGACATCCGCAGCTGGCGCGACTATCCGCCGTCGCTGCGCCTCTGGTTCTGGCTCATTCCGACCATCACGGCGGCGATCGGCGGGATCCTTCGCTTCGTCCGCCTCGAGAGTCCACGCAGCCTGGTCTTCGACGAGACCTACTACGTCAAGGACGGGTATTCGTTCCTGGTCAGCGGTTATGAGCGCAGCTGGCCGGACAAGGCCAACGACTCCTTCATAGCGGGCAACCCGGGCGTCATTCTGTCCTCCCCCGAGTATGTTGTGCACCCGCCGGTTGGCAAGTGGATGATCGCCGCGGGAATGTGGCTGTTCGGCCCGGACAACCCGTTTGGCTGGCGGTTCGGTGCAGCGCTGACGGGGACGCTGTCCGTCCTCCTGATCACGCTGATAGCGCAGAAACTCTTCCACTCGCTGACACTGGGGGCCGTCGCAGGCCTCCTGCTGGCCGTGGACGGCCACCACCTGGTGATGTCCAGGACCTCCCTGCTGGACATCTTCCTGATGTTCTGGCTCCTCGCCGCTTTCGGCGCGCTGCTGATGGACCGTGACGACGGCCGGCGGCGGCTGGCTGCCCGGCTGGGGCGACAGGCCGGCGCCGCGGACGGGCGGCCCTCCGTGGTCCAGCTGGTTTCCGGGCCGTGGCTGGGGATCCGCTGGTGGCGCATCGCAGCCGGAATCTGCCTGGGACTTGCTGTCGGCACCAAGTGGTCAGCCCTGTTCTTCATGGCCGGCTTCGGACTGCTGACCGTCTTCTGGGACCTGAGCGCGCGCCGGATCGCTGGCATCCGTGGGTGGATCAGTGGCGGCATCATCAAGGACGGGATTCCCGCGTTCCTGAGCATCGTTCCGGTGGCCGCCCTGGTCTACGTCTCCACCTGGGCCGGCTGGTTCCAGTCGAAGGATGCCTACTTCCGCCACTGGGCCGACACCAACCCGTCAGCCCAGTGGGGATGGGTGCCCGGCCCGCTGCGTTCCCTGGCCCACTACCATCTGGAAGCATACAAGTTCCACCAGGGACTCAGCTCAGACCACCCCTATGAGGCGAGCGCCTGGAGCTGGCTGGTGATGGGGCGCCCCACGTCATTTTTCTACGAGTCCCCCAAGCAGGGAAGCCCCGGCTGCGACGTCGCCAGCTGCACATCGGCCATCCTTTCGGTGGGCAATCCCCTGATCTGGTGGAGCGCGACGGTTTCGCTGGTGATCCTGCTGTTCTGGTGGGCGGGCCGCCGCGACTGGCGTGCCGGTGCCATCCTGGCGGGGGTCGCCGTGGGCTACCTCCCGTGGTTCATGTATCCGGAACGGACCATGTTCACGTTCTACGCCGTGTCATTTGAACCGTTCCTGGTACTTGCCCTGACCTATTGCCTTGGCCTGGTGCTCGGACGGCCGCAGGACCCGCTGTGGCGCCGGCGATCCGGGCTCTACCTGGTGGCATTGTTTGTGGCCGGGGCAGTGCTGCTCTCCGCGTTTTTCTATCCCGTCTGGACCGCGGAAATCATCCCCTACCAGGAGTGGCGGTTCCGAATGTGGATGCCGTCCTGGATCTAG